The DNA sequence GCGCACCACCAGGATCGAGAACGCCAGCAACAGGATGCCACCGCACAGGTACAGCAGCCCTGCGTCCGGCGCCTTGTGGTGCGAGACATCGCCGATCAGCAGGCGAGTCAGCGCAGTGATGGCTACGTACAGCAGGAAGCGGATCGGCATGTGGTTGGTCTTGAAGTAGATCCCGACCATCGCCCCCAGCTCCAGGTAGATGAACAGCAGCAGGATGTCATCGACGCTGACCCC is a window from the Pseudomonas anuradhapurensis genome containing:
- a CDS encoding phosphate-starvation-inducible protein PsiE, with the protein product MNIKWAEKLRKGLHGSADSLGNLCVEAFHYLALFGIGAITAYAAVMTFLDMLGKGGVSVDDILLLFIYLELGAMVGIYFKTNHMPIRFLLYVAITALTRLLIGDVSHHKAPDAGLLYLCGGILLLAFSILVVRYASYRYPSTKALDANGKEVEEGK